DNA sequence from the Sylvia atricapilla isolate bSylAtr1 chromosome 15, bSylAtr1.pri, whole genome shotgun sequence genome:
CATGAAGCAGCACCTTGCATTCTAATACATGAAAATTGGATGGTGTCAGGATTTCCAATGTCTGAGTGCTGAGAACAGACTCAGACAGGAATAAAGTTgctgtttccctgcagccttTATTACATCTACAGTGATTAGTTAGTGGCACTCGTGTCAGCACAAAGGTCGGATATAATGATCCAAAGCCGTAAAATGCTTAATTTATTAGTATTTAACATATGAGATGTAATCTTAAGCACACCACAGCCTTTGACCCTTCCCTTCCAGTGCAGACAAGGCAGTGCCATATTTCAGAATGATTTCTCAGCCAGTTCTAGACTTTGCTCCCTGTACAATtgaaattaataggaaaaaagtcacaaaattTAAAGGGATATACTGCACTGAAAAGCTAGTACAGAAATTTAGGAGAGTAGCTACAGAACAGCTGAAAGATCATATGTAAGTTACAGAGACAAGCActtaaaaattaggaaaaaaatcaggcatAAAGACTGAATATGCCATTTGCACCTGTATCCCATGCCACGGGGTATCCTGTGATCCCACACGAAACAAAAATGCTGGTATGAAAATATTAGACTGAACTGCTTTATACCTTGCATATGCAAATTGTACTCTCATTTGTTTCAGTGAATTCCTGTAACAATTCCTCATCCCAGTAAGCTAATATGTTCAGTTCCTCAGCTGGAGGGTTTCTCTGGATATTTGAACAAGGGGTTCATGTTCCCTTTCCTGCCAGAAATCCAGATGCAAGCTTGAAACTTCcttgcaggaagaaaaattttgtgTTGCTATTACACTTTTAAATGGtactggggaaagaaaagattgAGACAGAAGAGAGGACTGGAGAAGACAGCATTTTACTACAGCAGATACAAATACAGCCTTTGGCTCAACAAGCTGGGCAAAGAAACGGTGCAGGCACTATTTGGATGTCAGAAGCATCACAAAACCAGTTCTCccactctctccctctcctcttggAAGGAGGACAATCCAATACACATCTCCCACCCTCCctgagggagagggggaaagagaTTGAAGAGGTATCAGATAAAGCCTTCAAAAAGTAGTATTGCTGAAGTTTTGGTAGAACAAGACattgagaggaaaaattaatCTATCATGTCTGAGTTTGTCTGACCACACATGTACTTGACCCTGCAACATACCAGCTACAGATCACTGCTGGAGGGACATTTGTGACACTTCCTAGAGCTGAAGCTCTCTAGGTCTTCTATAAACACTGAACCACCAGAACAGCTTAAGCAAATAAACTGGCTTAAACCAATAGGATATTGCATTCTTAACGGCACTAGACTATTTTTGTAAATCAATGTAGCTTGGCAATAAtgtattttccacatttctaGACAGTGTTAAAATACAGCTTATTAAGTAGCTGCACTCAGGCAGGTTAGCTGCCCATCAGAGTCCAGGTGCATTATTTCAAAAGGTGTATTGTAACTCTGCTCAACACTTTCTTCAATATGGTTCTTCATACAAGTACCTTGTGTACAGTATTTGCACAGCACCTTGGAAGTGTTTGTCCTCTCTACATATTAAGAATGGATCTTTTTACAAAAACTATTCATGGCAATGAGCTATTTTCAATCTCTGCAGAAGTAAAAACATCTTCTAATGCTGTGGCAGTAATATAAATTGTCTATGTTCAACTATTGTATCTCAGAGTGAACAGGATAACAAAGATTACAGTTAACACATAATAGAAGAAAGAGCCAAGAGATGAGATGCAAAACAAAAGTAAGTTCTAAAAACACGCCCCACAAATCAAACCTGCTCTCGGAAATTGTTCATCACTTGctaaaaatgctgcatttgtaTTAACTACTTTAAAGACACCTATAATTCTGTAATTATTAAGGTTAGGATTCTTTCAGTTACCTGCTGCTATTACAATAGTGAGCATTTTCAGTCTGAAGTTGTAGCTGTACAAAATGCACATCTCTAATTGCAGTATTGCTACCACAAAGGAACTAATGTTTTGTAAAAATCTGGTACATACCAGTCACAGCCTGTGATTCACACCAGAACCAACCTTAAATGCTGACTACTTTTTCAATATGTTGTCAGTCAGAAAACTCctgaatatttaataatttaattattagGGGCCATGCATTGCCCTCTAATAGCTGAAAAAACCTCATTATGCTGACAAATGCTAGGTCTGCAAGAACACAGGCAATGAGAAAATGCCAAAAATAGACAGTTTTTTCCACTCTATTATCTAAAGATGAGTAGTTTTAAAAGGATGGTTATGCTTTTGGttatttccctggaaaatacagaacaatATATCCACTATATCCTATATTTAGATCCTACTttagtggaattttttttctggtttttgttgtttgtttgttggatttttttgtccttgCAGGGTTTCTTTTACATTGAAATAGACTTTAGCTCCCTTTATCACAGCTCAGTTTACTGGAAGTACATATCTTCAGATTTTACTTAAATCTCACTTCTGTACTTATCAGCATTTAAATTTCAGCACTGCAATCATTAAAATTCTCacacaatatttaaaattattaatgtatttatCATCATATAATTCAATGTTATTTTACCTGGCAAGATCAGCAGtttagcaataaaaataactgaagtgTCTTTTCTGTACAAAACCGAAAAATACCAGTCATTTGCCATTAAACAAACCAAATCCAACATTTAGTGGCACAAAGCTTCTGGTTATCAGAGAAACAGTTCTAAGTATGAGCCACCTATACTGGTTCTCAAATTCTCAAAATAGCAGAAGTGGTGAAAGATTCTTCAGTTTTTTCCATTAGATCTCAAGAAATTCAGATCTTAACTTATACACTGTATGTTGCAGGTCCAGATGCTTTCACACAGGGATCCTTTAGATATTTTACCTCTATCTCCTGCAATTGCTCTTGATTTGTTGCATACATTTGCTGTAAGGATTCTTCTAGTTCAGTGTTACGGTCCAGTAGTGTCTTCCCAAGCTCAGCAGCAAGGTGAAGATCTAAACAAAGAAATCATGATTGCACGTAAGTGAGAGAAACAATGATGTAATCTAATTCTAAAGCTTGTTATCAAATACTTGAGGCATTTTCTTACTGCTGTTATAACTGCTCCAAGTTATCTCCAGTAGTCAACATGGAAGTTAGCTGGTAAGTAGAACATCCATCTCTAATGCAAGTCCAAGTCAGCCCTGAGACCCAGAGACACTCTCATGTCATGAAGCTTCCTCAGTTCCTCTGTGGCCCTTCGGACACACCCGGCCATGTTCACCTCCCACACTCTGCCCAGTCTGCACTCTTGGGCTTCACCCTCTGCACAGcactcagaagaaaaagcacagcagaCCCTGTAAATCAGACTAGACCAAGGCCAAAGCTGAGGAACTCTTTATTGACTTGACTGTTCCTCCCCATTACCCCTCTACCAGAGTTCAGGTCACTCAACATCAAATGAGTTGAGTGATCAAAATGCTGAATGAAAGTTTCAGATGCTTTTTATGGTGAAACAATAATATCAAAAGACATAAAACTGATGGAGACTTGCAGCTATTCTGTTTTTCAAGCTCATAAAGCCAGGTGACAAGAACTGTTTCATGTGCTCCAAAACATCACTTCAAATGTCATTTGTTCTCAGGCACTAAATCTCAGTTTCACTTCAGTCATCTTCAATCACCTCCAGGGTGCAGTGACTGTAGTTGTTGCAAATTAAGAAATAAGTCATCTGAACAGTCAGCTCCTTTCTAGAGGGAAGCTTGGTATTTGCTCAACAGCATCAGAAGTGCTAGATATTCTGTATTATTATGTTGAAAGAGAAGTGTAATTTAAAAGCTAACATAATGTGACAAAGTAATAAATCTTGGTATTAATGCTAAAATTGTAGTTACTCTGTGGAGGGTACTACACGTCAAGGATCCAACAGATTTCTAGAAATCTCTTCTTTTCCACCTAATTCCCATCACATGACCTGCATGCATGCAATACCACCTAGTTAGTTCTCACATAGAACTTGTATCAAccagaaggagaagggaagtcAAGAAAAACTTTTGAGACACATCAAGGAGCCTTAAATTAATGAGCAGGAGACATGTATTGCATCATCAGTTGTTACAGCCAGTATAGAAGTAAACATATTAATTCTATTTTCATTTGATTGTGATGCCCTTTTTTAAACATGTTATGCTACCTCTTTCCTGCCCGCTCTCAGTTATCTTATCAGCTAGGAACTGTAACACATACAAAACTGCTCCAAGATTGTTTTGTGCTAACCTTCAGTTTGGCAGCCTGTCCAATATGATTACTCCATCTCCACACAGCAGCCAAAGACCAAATCCAGACTTACAAGGACAAGTCAGTACAAACATTTATCTATGAAGCTGTAGATGTCCAATTCTGGCAAAACAACAGCTGTGCTATTCTTTACACATTCTTTAGAGCCACAATGCATTGTTTCCTACCTTAAGGTCAGATTCTTAGCATAAATgccataaaaattatttaaaagaaatcccACTGCATGGGAGTTCTTCAGTTTCAAGAGATGTACAATTAGAAGGCACAAGGCATCTTGGTCTATACTTAGGAGTTTATCCTCACATCCCTTTTTCACTCTATCACTACTCATTAAGAAGAAGGATTTAAAGTATTTGGATAAGGAAACCTTAAGGCATCCTGCTTAAATTTTTCCCATTTGGTAAACAGATTGCACATTGTTTACCCATGGACAGAATAACTCCCAGTCAAACACCAAGCTGTTTGTTCTATCTCGTTACAGAATACTGTAGTCTTCAAATTCAGTGAATTCATTGACCTATAGAAAATGGAGTCCTGCTTTACAAGTTCTTGTACTGCACAGATCTTTATGAGGAGCcatcatttttaaaacaatactAGCATCATTCAAGACAAAGACTAAATagtttattcttttattttattaagagTAGAATAAGAGCTTTAGAGAGGATTTAGGATTATGTTAAAGACATAATGCATAATGGAATTACTACCATTTCCCTTCCCAAAGTGAaagtttgttttcatgtttaagTACATTTAGGAGTTTATAGCTTCATTATTAAATGCCCCCTCATCTACTAATCAAATAGCACATGCCATACAGTACTTGGAATACAAGGTGAATAACAGAATTCAAGTCGTACTTCACGTTCATTCTGTTTGTTAGACTGGCAGAAGCACAAATAGGTTACTATGGCAGAAGTACTTTTACAATTAAGGCAATTTGTTTCTGTAGGGGAGAATACAAGTGGGAGTGCCCAGGAACATACAATAAAACCTAGAGGAAGCaagcactgaaataatttccccTCTtctaaaattcagaatatttttgcaTCCATTTTTCTACATCATCAAGTACCTGGAAGCCCTATAAAGAGCAAATTTTACAAGAGAGATGTGTCATGTATGTTTTCCAGATACAAAATGTTAAGTattaatttacatttctctGGAGAGAGTTATGGTAGAATTTCAGaagcaaaactgcattttctgttgtAAATTTATGTAAAGCAACAGCGAAATTCTGACAGACATGCCTTCTTCCTTTTCACCATAAAGATGGAAGCAGAGAGGGttttaataatgcaaaatgCATATGTGCAGATCTAAAGATCTTCACTCAAGTAAATCTGATTAGCTGTACTGGTGTTTAACAGCTCCATCAGAAATCTCCAAAATAAGACTTCAAGGATGTCTTCTGATGGTGAACAGCCCTCACTTACCAGCACTTCACCATCTCTTCAGACTGCATTaccatcactgaaaaaaagataataacaGTACCAAAATCCTTCTCTTCTACTTTTTTATAACCCACCTAACAAAATTATTCAGAGAATTTTCAATCTAAAATTAAGCctattattttaaacagcaaaaggCACTAATTGTGCAAGATGTTCAAGCAAGCCTAGTGTAAGTTTACTGaactgtaaaacaaaatttttcttctacttAGTTTCCTGTTTCCTATTCTGTATTCAGAATACCTGTTCTGTAAAAGTGAGTAACAGCAAGATGCCAAAAGAGCAGTCcatgtaaaaaaattctttttttaaaggtcaGCATACCTCagcaaaacactgcagaaggaTGGCTGTTCCCATCCTTACAAAAATTCCATGAGCACTTGATGCACAAGCAGTATGTGTCCACTGTCAAGACAAAAACCTTTGGTACATACTTTGAAGACTGTCCCGTTTTTCAAAAACCCCTACCCTAATTTTAAGTTTCAAAGACCTACTGACAAGGACTTCAAGCTTGCTTCAGGGTTTCTAATGTTTTACAACCTAGGTTCTCATAATCATATTCATCAGTCTTTAAACATGCACTGATTGTTTGGGTTGTGAGGAGTTTCACGAGACCTTGATAAGCACTCTTACTCCCCTGTTTACACACATCTGTGTGTCTTAGCCTTAGCAGCAGGAGGAGTAGTATCCTTCAGAATCCAGAAATAAAGTACAGCACAACGTTTAAAAAACATTCCTGTAAGGAATTTCTTCTGTGCATTTCAACTTGCCCAtccctttattttcctccttttccttttagcaAGGCTATTCGTGACTTCCATTTAGGCTCGAAAAGAGAGAATCTCCAAAAAAAGGTGGTCCACATGTTGAGAGTACATTAACCAACCCCTCAAAACACACTAACCTCTAGAATGGAATACTGTGTCTTAAAAGCTGACAGCAGAGTCAACTGGTGATTATTTCACTCATTTTAATTAGAAGATGAAAGTAGAGAAACATCAAGAAGGCAAGAAGTCAGTTGTTATACATTGTGAAGTCTCTTTGTAGGTCTTCTATTCCATAAACACCGACATAGTAAAACCAATACTGAATCATGTCTTCAGATTTTTCACTCTCTTCCCTTTGACAACAAACTGTAGTTTCAGGACTTATTTCAACTAAATTGTCTGTATCCTAGAGCTAGGAAAACATCAATTTTGGGCGAAGAGTACCTAAATACAGCTTTCAAACAGTTAGCTATTTTATACAGCATGCAATTAAAGAGACCTGGTGCCGTCTCAGAAAGAGTTTCTGCTGTCAGATGTCTGATCTCTGTGTAAATACTGCTTAGTTTTCTCTAAGGTGTACAGTACAGCAGCACCCACCAATCCCAAGAACTAATGTATTTCAATATAAAAGCAAAACGTGTAGgactggagcaggtttggagGAAGCCACTTCACAGCTTTGAGCTGGCCTTTCAAAACAAACTCAGGATTAAGGACAAAAAGTAGAACTAAGTAACTTAAGTAAATACCAATCATAAATGCCACTAAGCTCCTAAGGAAATTGCACATACTTTCCGTATCACGCCTGTTAAAAGACTTTTAGGCAATAACACTCGTATTCCTGTGGCTCCTTTCTCATTTGTGAAATGAACAGCATTTACCTCTCGCATGTAGTGTTTTAAGACCTACTGATGAAATTACATACAGAAGCTATACATGTATATTGCTGAGGTGTAGTGGAGTTGatattttaataagaaaacctaaagaatttttcataaGGAGCCTGCAACTACTCGAGCACTGCTACGACTACAACTTCATCGACTGGAAGCCCTTACAAAGAACTCAACAGGGCGCAATAGCGCATCCTACCCCGGCTCTTCCAGCGCCTGCCCCGAGCAGGGCACCTTCACCTTCTGCGCAAGGTGCAACTTTCCGGAGAGCCGCTTCCCTCTCTCCGGGCGGAGGGGGACCCCGGCACCATTCAGCTCGGCTGCCGCACCTCCTTCCCTCAGACAAAGACGGCCGCAGCATTACCGATGACAGCGATTCCGCGGCGGCGGGAAGCGCGGCCATGCGGGGATCCCGAGCTCCGAGCCCGGCACGACCGACGCTCCGGTCACCGCGGGCCCCGGCTCCCCCGGGCACAGCCGCGgtgccgccgcccgcccgccgcccgccgcggcccctTCCCTCACACGCCCACCCCGCCGCAGCCGCTGCCCTCACACGCCCGGcggctccccacagccccctgcctCACACGCCCCGCTCAGCGCGGCCCCTGTCCTCAGCCCCGCGTCGCCTTCCCTCACACACCCGGCCGGCTACACACCCTGGCTCCACACGCCCCCCGCCACCGCCCCGGCTCACCTTGCTGCAGGTCCTGCTGGTCGTACCAGGGCTCATCCTCGCGGATTTCGAACTCCTCCACCAGGCTGTCGGCCAGCATCGCGCCCCTTCCGCTCACGGGCGGCTGAGCCGGCGGCGCCCACCCCGCGATCCCCCCTGCGCCGAGCGGGGCACAGCGAGCCGGCAGCCGCTCCCCGCCTCAGCAGCCGCCTGCGGCCATTGCCGAGCGGTTCCGGACTTTGCCGAACCTCTCCCCCTTCTGGCCGGGCTGCGCCGGCGGCAACGTGGCagctgctgccgccgcccgccccccgccTCCCGCGATTCAAACACAGCAccctcgcctcgcctcgccgGCGGGCGGCCAATGGGGAGCCGCCCGCCACACAGATCGAAAGGAGGCTACACCAGTCACAAGGCGCATTCATCTCAAAGGGCCAATGAGAGCCAAGAGAAGGCGGGCCTGGGGCGGCCGCGCCCCGTCCCGCCCCGCGGCGCGCGGCCTCCCGTCAGCAGAGGTGGGTCGGTGCCTCTCGAAGGGGCGGTGGTCGCTGGCGCTCGGGCGTGTTGATGGCGGGGAGCGGCTGCCGAGGGATGTCGGCTGAAGCGtgcggcggggcagggctggcacggCCCGGAGTTGGACAGTGCGACTTGGTGTAGGGAAAGCTGGGGCTCGTAGTTGCCCCGCGTTGGGAGCGCTGAGGGAAGAGCGTGAAGAGGGACCCGGCGTGGCGTCCAGGTGCAGGCCACCTCTCCGCCCGAGTGCGGGAGGGGAGGGCGGAGCGGGGAGCCTGCAGTCCGAAAAGGGCTGGCTCCATCCTCGCCCTCGCTCGACGGCGGCCGCTCGGCCTTTCCTCTGTTTGGCACAAAGCGGCGGCAGCCGTGTTTCCCGTTTGGGTCCTGCTCAGAGAAAGGAGCGCAGCTTGCCCATTCTCAGCAGACGAGCCCTTTCCAAGGTGCCGTCCCGCGGCACCCGGCAGCGGCCTCTGTGGGCACTCCCTGAGCCTTTCCCCTGAGTGCTGCCCCTCGGGATAGCAGCGCGTTTATTCTAGCTTCCGTCTTCATGCGGTGCGAGTCACGTCAGAAGGATGAAGATCCTTGTGTCCAAGCAGTCTGTCAGCGCTGTGAGCATAGCGCGGCGGTTTGGGACCCAGAACGGCAGAGCGGGATGTCAGCTAGTGCGCCTCAGGCAACGTTTGCTATTATCTCTCGGAATCCACTTTGCTTCTTTAGACTCTTGCTCTGATTTCTTGTAGCAGTTGTTATCCTGCTCTGGGAGAAAGGCCGGTAACGTCACACTGCATCTCGGTGGCCCAAACAGCCTGTTCTTTCGGCCTCTGAGTATTAACGCAGTTGTAACCACTAGAAATTTCTGAAAGCGATTTGCCTTCTGTGAGTCACAAAATTTGCACCTGTGCTTTAACCTGCTCAATATAAAGGCTGACTATTAagaagagggaagggatgcTCATGCATGATTTCATTGTAGTGCTATGAAAGGGAACATCTGGGGAAGGAAGTGTGGTACCTCAACTTCTAATTGAACCTGTTTCATAAACAAGGTGCTGGACCAGATGCACCAATTAGGGTAGAGTTGTGTCAGATCCTGCAAATTACAATTAGTCACGGTACTAGAGACCAGTTTCTGCATTGTTAGAAGATTTTTGTTGAAGAAATTCCAAGTATCTTTCAAATTTTCTGAAACTGAGGggaacattttttatttgtgtcaGAAGGAATCAAGTCCAACAATTTAGAAATGACTGCTGGTAATGTTAGTGtgaagcatttttattcttaatgCTTGTGGAATTGGAAGGAAATTCTCCCAGTTCTCCATTTTGAAGACCCATGCAGGGTGCTGCAGGTAGGGGTGAAATGTCCACCTTTCCAAAAGCCCTAATATCCACTatgtaaataatttcaataattaTATTGGTGAAGGcttgaaaaagcaaatgtgACACTTGCTAATAGCATACTCATTGTAATTACTTTCATATTAGtatcaaacttttttttaaaaaagaaacatttcagttgTGCATCTTTtcaataacttttttcttcattttaggTTTTTCAGTAAAAAGATTGTGAAACCAGACTTGCTACAATAATGCAAAATTTCATCCCCTGAAAATGGTATTGTCTTTACACTAGtagaaaaataagtttgaagatacacataattttcaaatgttaaaaaaaatcattcatactcctagaaataaatttgttttaataaaatgaatCCTAGGGTTCCAGTTGTTTAtcagcttgatttttttttttctctgctgtgggatGAAGTTACCTATTCTTTGCACAATGCTTCATATCATAGCATCTTACGTATATACGCAAAAGCGCACTCATACTTTATTTGCTCTTCAAGAGTTCATTTTCCATGTTTGAGGGATGGAAAAACTGCCTGTCCCATCTTCCCCAGTCCCTACCTAATTTGTGGCTTTTGCGTGGTCCTTGCCTGGTGATTGTGAAGTTCCTCCCTTCCTGCACAGCCACCTTGTAAACCACAGGAAGGCTGCAAACAGCTTTGGCTTTCATTTCCTGTTTCTTCCATGGTTATTTTTATGAGTTCAGGGAGCTGCTTATAGAGCTGCTGATCAAGCAGATATTCAAACTAGGTCTTTTGATGGATATGTGAAAATTGCATTTAGGGTAAAATTGTTAATATGCAGAGGAGCAAAGTGTGAACTGTTGACATAAAGCAGGTTGTAATGTTTTGCATAGTAAGGCTGAAATTTGAACTTGAGGTATCAAAATAAATAGCAGACAGCTAGATGTAAAAATGAATGCAGCCTCAGTTAAAACAGATACCTGGGAGTAATTATGTATTGGGCTTATAGAATCAAGTATGGCCAAGGGCTACTTTTAGGTAGCTATTAAACAGCTTCAAAAGGTAGAAGTTCCCTGAAGCTGGCTCTTTTCATGGGATAGTTTACACTAAACATGCTTAGGTAATTGATGGAAAAGATCAGCATCTTAAAAATTTGTTGTCTGAATATCTGAATGATAGATTAAAGAAATCTGTATTCTTGGGCTGAATCTCTGTTCTTTGGGCATACATAAAATGCTGTGTGTGCTACCTGCTACATTTTATTTACACACAGTCTTCAtacagtgacatttttaatttaaggacattttgttttaattgttttataGTTTATTAGGTGAAAATATTGCTTCCATGACTTCTTAataatcagtattttaaaacagaagggCAAAGCTTGGTATTTGTTTCGAAAGAAATCTTCCCCTACGTGCACTTTGCGTTTACATTCATGGCATTGTAATATGTGAGGAGTTGAGTCACTTCATTCCAACCCAGTCCATAATTTTAAGAATATGTAGCTAGGAAGAAAGATCTAAAATGCATGCAATTACTTTGAACTCTACACCAAGGTGAGTGTTCCCAGTAGCAGGTTTTTAAGTGGCGTTTATACATCAGTTAGGAAGGGtttcctttaaatttttgtCTACTTGTTCCATTGACTTTTAGGTACTGATTGTACTTAGAAATGTCACCTAATAACTTAATATTTTGGTTTCAGTGTCATAACTcaataaaatgtgtttctgattaaaaaaaaaggaagaatgggaAAATTTTCCTCCAATAATCCATTTCTGCACCTCTGAAACAAGCAAATCCCCCCAtgttcttttaatttgaaaaattgttCTACTAATTGTTGTAATTCTTTTTTGTAACTTGAGGAAGAAGAGACCTGTACTCCTGGAAGATGAAGATTCTTTGGGGAATTCATTCTAATGCGCTGGCATATTCCATGACTACCTTAGGTGCTGGAATGAtgaacagcatttttaatttctactaCGTTAAGCTTTTCCTAAACCGATACAAAATTTCAGAAAGCGCATTTCATATAGCACAGGTACTGTACAACGGAATATTTTGATTACAGTGTTGTGCTATGCATCAGTGTTATTACAACAAAGTGATTCTTTTAATGATGGATTAATTTTGGAACCATTGCAATTAATTAACAGTAAATTGTATTTGACTTTAGTTAATCCATAAGCAATGGAACTTACACATAAAGCACAAAGTCTATAGAGTAAAAATCTCCAGACTTAATTGCTGACAGATTTTTACATTTGGTAGCTTGAAGTAATTTTCTAAActtgtttttagaaaattatctagATTTTCTGATCTTGCACCTTAGCTCCATAGATAAGTCTGACATTAGTGCTTTCCTATGAACTGCTAAAGTACTTAAATGCTGCATTTATCGTGCAAGTCATTATCCATGTGAGTAACTCTTGTTGTAAATGGTCTCCTGAAAGTAATGGGGCAGCTCATGTTTTGAATTAACTTGCTGTGAGAATAATATCTGAACTTTGCAGGATGAAAGCCTAGATATATAATGTTTTGAAAGAGTGGAGTCTTAGAGACAGTTTATTTCACATGTAGTTGGTCACCTACCTACGTAACTatcttattttttcaaaatttctatGAATACCAATAAGAATTTGTTTTCGAGTCTGTTTTGACCTGAGTAGCTTttctatgtatttatttctctgtcgGTTTCTCTATATAgcttttctctgtatttatttctgaatagaggtttattttaaatcaatgCATTATGTTTGTGTAACCTCTGCAGAGGAATGACAGTAGTGACAAACTCCCTTGTCCGTGGCAGGTCGTGTTCATGATCTGGAACGCCGTCAACGATCCCCTTTTCGGGTACATCCAGGACAACTCCAGGCTGAAGTGCTGCGCGCGGCGGCAGCTCTCCATTTTGTACGGGGCCCCTCTGTACGGGCTGgccttcctgctgccctggtTCCCCTGGCGGCACTACGAGGCCGGGGACTGGCTGTGCGGCCTGCACCTCGCCGTCGCGCTGTGCGCCTTCGACGGCCTGCTGACCTTCGTGCTGCTGGCGCAGTGCGCGCTCTTCGCCGAGAGCTCCGCCAGGCACGACTGCAGGCTCCGGCTCATCAAGTACAACCAGGTGGCCACGTTAGTCGGGTCCACGAGCGTTCTCTTCTGTGGGCTCGTATCGAATAATATGGAGAACTTGGCTTATTTTCAGGCCTTCGCTGTTTTGGTTGCTGCGCTGGCGACGGCTTGTATGTGTTGCACGGGTAAATACAGCACGAGTCAGTATGAGCAGAGAGAAATTCATACAGAGGATCCGGAAAGCAGTGATGGAGCTTTCTCCTTGGCCTCGGTAGTTTCATTGACGAAACAGATCATGACAGAGAAgaactttctgtgttttgtaaCAATGAACTTCTTCCAAGTCTTCCACCTGGCCTTCTACAACAATTTCATTATGATCTTTGCGGATAATCTTATTCCTAAGGATGTCCTTTCTTCCTCAGTAAGAAGTATCATGTATGGAGCAGGTTTTATTTGTCCTCAGGTAGGCAGTCATGCTTCTTTATTCCTAGATATGAAATCCTGCTGTTTTAGTAGTTCACAGTATCCATTTAACACTTGAAACAGTGCTGTATTTGCCATGAGGCATTGGCCAAAATGAGTACTAAATCTCACTCCCCAGTCCTCTAGAAGGAAAAAGTACCTCTGTGCAGGCTGATCAAGTGTAAGGTAGAGAGAGCAGGCAGACAGGCTGGTAGAa
Encoded proteins:
- the LOC136367849 gene encoding transmembrane protein 180-like isoform X2, with protein sequence MKILWGIHSNALAYSMTTLGAGMMNSIFNFYYVKLFLNRYKISESAFHIAQVVFMIWNAVNDPLFGYIQDNSRLKCCARRQLSILYGAPLYGLAFLLPWFPWRHYEAGDWLCGLHLAVALCAFDGLLTFVLLAQCALFAESSARHDCRLRLIKYNQVATLVGSTSVLFCGLVSNNMENLAYFQAFAVLVAALATACMCCTGKYSTSQYEQREIHTEDPESSDGAFSLASVVSLTKQIMTEKNFLCFVTMNFFQVFHLAFYNNFIMIFADNLIPKDVLSSSVRSIMYGAGFICPQCLVLLSHASLKKFGYYRIILFSFYYEGVAAAVMCLLGQEHYYLLAFYVTTNMVIVQASFSLFNLPLADIVDEDLIKHKRRFPLSSMVFGTNALFTKPAQSLAPMVVVTILNHYGYYNLNNVPGHPDIRSFLDLHDAMFYLVCLVPFCIAVLQILTWTPFSIQNSHLAAPQ
- the LOC136367849 gene encoding transmembrane protein 180-like isoform X1 — protein: MKILWGIHSNALAYSMTTLGAGMMNSIFNFYYVKLFLNRYKISESAFHIAQVVFMIWNAVNDPLFGYIQDNSRLKCCARRQLSILYGAPLYGLAFLLPWFPWRHYEAGDWLCGLHLAVALCAFDGLLTFVLLAQCALFAESSARHDCRLRLIKYNQVATLVGSTSVLFCGLVSNNMENLAYFQAFAVLVAALATACMCCTGKYSTSQYEQREIHTEDPESSDGAFSLASVVSLTKQIMTEKNFLCFVTMNFFQVFHLAFYNNFIMIFADNLIPKDVLSSSVRSIMYGAGFICPQCLVLLSHASLKKFGYYRIILFSFYYEGVAAAVMCLLGQEHYYLLAFYVTTNMVIVQASFSLFNLPLADIVDEDLIKHKRRFPLSSMVFGTNALFTKPAQSLAPMVVVTILNHYGYYNLNNVPGHPDISRSFLDLHDAMFYLVCLVPFCIAVLQILTWTPFSIQNSHLAAPQ